GAGCGGACCGTCAGGATCTCCGAGTGGTAAAACTAACCGTATTTCATTATTTCTTGATTCACTAGCATTGATTTTTGTATTGTGATCTCAACCTGGACAGACTTTGCACTTTGTACACTACttatttaggcccccttcacatgtccgaaaaaaacagccgtatttcctatcaggaaatccggacggatttctcgacccatacactttagtcacggacacccttccggatttttcggtacaactcccatcatgacctgtcagccaggcattatgggagttgtagatcTGCAAGTTGtaaccatccagtttgcagaactacatctcccatttttttcttctgatcaggaaatcctgaaggattttcctgatggtttcctgaaggtaaaaacggattactgtcaggaaatcctgatactttcctgatgacatttgaggcctcctgatcaggttttcctgacagtaaaaactgacacggacgtgtgaatggggccttacataTATTGTGCCCATTTATTGTGGTAAATTCAGTCTTACTATTTTGGGGTCCCCTCTGAGGGCATGAGATATTGGTTGCCCTCATATATGGTGGGTTGGTTGTAAATGTTTTTAAAGGGGGCGGCTCTTTTTGTTGTCCTTTATGTATGGATTAATAAATTTTacaattgttatatggaatattgTGGTGTATATCCCCTTGCTACAAATATGGCTGTGTGACATATTATAATCagtaaaattatattatatttttctcAAAAGGAATCTTGATAATCTCTTCCATTAGTTTACTTGAACTACTAGGTAAATGCTCCACCCACCATGTAGATTGATTCTTGACACAACTGAATtgttcagtatataatattatacatatTGAGATCTTTACaattctctctcttcctccagcATGAGCAAACCTCAATGTCTTATGGCTGATGGAACAACTAGATTTACTTGCAAAGGGAAGCAAATCCACCATTTCATGAACACCAGCACATTTTCTGAATACACAGTTGTAAATCAACAAAATTGTACAAAAATTGCTGATGAGACACCTCTTGGTAGTGTCTGCCTCCTAGGATGTGGCTTTACTACAGGATATGGATCTGTCGTGAAGACTGCTAAGGTATAAAGTCTCCAAAGTAAAGATATGGCTGTATAACTAGAAAAGGGAAATAATCTagcttatatatactgtatacagtggctCTGACTAATCTGATATATCTAATGAGAATAATTATGGACCACAGTACAAGTTGTCCAGATGCTTATTGAAGCTAAATGTGTGTTTTGAAGGAAATAAGTAGACATATCTCACAGGGCTTATCTTCTCCATGCACAACGGATCAGGCATATTGAAACTCACCATGTTCCATCTCTCCTTAAAGCAAAATCTATCATCGGAGACCATTGAGATTCCCCCATAGACAATAGACCAGCTAGTCGCCCTGAAATTAAAATGGCTTGGCTGACTTTTACGTTACTTGTATGGTtaggcgaatgtaccatcaggtgcatctctttgtgttttttttttaccttagcaAATCAGCACTGGTGCAGGGatggcagtggcacagtagtgactggccttaatgaccaagctcatttttcataatctgacctgtctctctttatttcattataactctgcaatgcttcaaCGTATGCTCACAATTCtgggactgttttctcgtgacacattgtactttatgtttTTGTATTCAATCAGTCAATATTTTTGGTATTTTgtgggaaaaaagtgcaaaatgttatgaaatttttttaaaaaaattagcattagtatgactttgaaaatttctgcttctaaaaaattAGGTCACACCACATAAATGAGTTACTATACGTTTGCTATGTGCTGGCATGATTTGGTTAACATATTTTATTTTCCTAGGATGCTACAAGGCTTAGAAGTTTATCAgcaattttcacattttcatgaaaatttcaaaattctatttttttagggaccagtccatTTGTGAAGTGAAGTGGAGCAGCTTGTATGTTAGAAACCCCCATACGTCACCCCatattaaaaactgcacccctcaaagatttAATTGagaggtgtagtgagcattttgaccttacaggtgtttgaggaaagcatTTCTTATTAGGACATAAAAAATTAAAGATTGTCTTTTTTCCATTAATATTTTGTTTTAGTTTAAAATGTCATATTTTCACAAAGAACATATgcaaaaattcaccccaaaatttgtaacgcaagttctcctgagtacaaaagtACCCCATGTGGgggtataaaccactgtttgggcatatggcagggcttagaagggaaggagtgtccttttgcattttcagtgtatattttcatggaGCAGTTTCTGGGTGCAACATGCGCTTGGAGTGCCCCTGTAGTACCAGCAGAGTGGAccgcccccacaagtgaccccattttggaaactaaaccctTCAAATGAATCATccaggggtgtagtaagcataaaCACTCCCCAGGTGTTTGGAGAAAGTATTTAGCAGTGGGcaatgaaaatggaaaaaaatttcCAGTAAAATTAATTTTTGGCTTGAGATTTCTAATATAATAAGACAGACAaggaaataatacaaaaaatgtgTTCCCCAATTTCTTCTGAGTACGGCAGTACCCTATATGGGTCACAAACTGTTGTTTGGGGAAAGATGCTCTTCTCACATATTTTGTTGAAAGTTTTTAGGGACCATGTGCGTTTGCAGCACCCCCCCCATGATGCTATTACAGAGGAAACCCCCAGAAATTACGCGATTTTGGAAACTGGACATCACATAAAATTCTTCTAGGGGTGTAATGAGCATTTAGACCTCACAGGTGTTGGAGGAAAGTCTTAAGCATTTTGCCATGAAAGTTAAAAtctacattttttactttattattttatttatgtttttacactttatttattttatttatttttacactttattattttgttcccCTATGGGACTTAACGCTGCAATCGTTAGATCGCTAGTATACCACATAGCAGTACATCAGTGCTGCTATGTGCCATACCTGTCAGTTTTACACtgacagcctgtgagacagagccTGTGGCGCAATCTCACAGGTTACCATACTGGGGGCCATGTTTAGCAGGTACACAGTGCAAGCACACACACATCAGGGCCCTGTGATAGCTAGTATAACACATAGTAGTTTATcagtactgctatgtgctatagCCTGACATTGACAGGTATAGCACATATCAATCCTGATGTACTACTATGTGTTATACTAGCTATCACAGGGTCCCGATGTGTGCAATCTATAGgattgacaggaggagggagctccccctgtcacccatcgggacccgtgcagtgtgatggggagtccCGACGTGTGGCTGAGCCTGCTCATAATCAGTGGAGCCTGGCCCCCCGGCGTATCTGCAGATCTGACCTAGTAtataggagtgacaggaggagggatctccccctgtcacctatgGGGACCCTCACAGCGCGATCGCGGGGTCCCGATGTGTCCCCCAGCTTGTGgaatcagtgcaccagtaactgcagaagcctgtgagatcgcACCGAAGGCTCTGTCTCACACACTAAGTGAAAGCCTGTCAGATCCTGcggcgcgatctcacaggcttctgtgcagtagttactgtagtgtagtagtagcagcagttacTGGTGCAATGATTCTACATTGCACATCGGGACCCAGCGATCgtaactgctgctactactacactacagtaactactgcacagaagcctgtgagatcgcgccgCAGGATCTAACAGGCTGTCACTTAGTGTGTGAGACAGAGCCTTCGGTGCGATCTCACAGGCTtatgcagttactggtgcactgattcCACAAGCTGGGGGACACATCGGGACCCCGCGATCGCGCGGCGAGGGtcccgatgggtgacaggggagatCCCTCCTCCTGTCAATCCTATAGATTCCGCGGTCAGTACTGACCatggcatctatagggttaaactgACCGTCGGGGCTCAGGTGTGTTTCCTGGCTGTTGCTAGGAGACCCTGGGGCCTGCCGGTGCCCAAAAACAGTAAACATCACTGTGCGATTTTGCACAGTGCTTGTTTACTTTCATGACGTCCTGGGACATCATGATGCATTAAGCACTGGCATTTCATGACGTCCCAGGACGTCATTTtggggcaaggggttaatgaccaagCCGTTTTCATACTTTTTCATTGTCGCCTTCGAAGAGTTGCACcgttgttttatttttgcccacaTAGCCAAATGGgatcttgttttttacaggacaacttatactatatctatattGCCGCCATTCAGGTTCATGAAAGTTATTGATTGAGATTTATCAACCCTTTTTTTGGaggaataatagaaaaaaattcattcctttttcttttttttaaatattaaacttATGCTATTCAGCGtgcagtaaaaataacataataaatgtattctatggctcagtatgattacagtgataccaaatttgCATCGTTTTTACTTTATTACCCCTTTGGCACAGTAGAAActattttcttgaaaaaaaaaaaaacacaactaaaaTTTTACCACATTGCAAGATTCATAACGTTCATATTTTTCTTGTGACATAGCTGTTTGCGGGATAATGTTTTGTGGGAAGATtgataccagctttcacacacacacacacacacacacacacacacacacacacacacacacacacacacacatgatctCCTTTATGTTTTTCTGAGGCAGACTGACAAAATAAAGCAATCCTGGCGCTGTGAACCATGCGGTATGAATGACAGTAGAATTTTCTAGCTTGGGTCGTTACGGATATGCCAATACCAAACATGTAAATTGTCATtttatcatggggggggggggggggggttgggggggtgtcAGCGGCATTTCATGGGTTAAACTACCCGGAAGGGACGATTCTCTGCTTCAGGTACTTACAGTGAGAgtccagctgtcacactgacagctgatctcccgcGATACGGACACAGGAGTGTGGCATTTACTTATTCCAATAGGTCAGAATAAGGCCTGCTTCTTAGGTCAGTAAAAAGGCGTAttagcggtcactaaggggttaagaactgCCGCCCCCAGTGCCAGTCTATTCACGAGCTGTGTTAAAGGGGGGACAGGGatccatcacactgggggccggcgggccagcccccagtgcttTGGGGCAGGCTGGTGCTCGtaaatagactggcgctgtgtgcgggaactgggcgacagttcaaaaaaaggactggggCATCGGCATCCCTGTGCTGGCGCTGATCCGTTAAggaaaaaatcttaaagcgatgtacctgatgatacagtTGCTTTATCGCAAAGGTATATTCACTTGGCAGATATACTGAGTTTtctgcaacagaaaaaaaaacatcgtttTTTTAGAGATTAGCGCAattcgagcatgctagagtccgctTGTTTGGCATTGGAATACCAGTGGTTGAGGAtgctggatgcagctctagggactCTGGGaaaagttgcactcatctctattccacAGCTGAGtgtttttgaattttttcctgcagcATATGCATGTGTTTCCGTAAAGCCCTATTTAGAAGACTAGGGAAGTCACAAATAATATTGCAATGATTCTATAACATTAATATTTGCATTTTAACCTCTAGTATTTTGCATCGACCTCTAATTTTGTGCAGGTACAACCAGGATCGACATGTGCTGTGTTCGGATTAGGTGGAGTTGGACTTGCAGTTATCATTGGCTGTAAGTTAGCAGGAGCTTCTCGTATCATTGGAATAGATATTAAAAAAGATAAATTTGAAAAGGCCAAAGAGGTTGGCGCAACAGAATGTATTGCCCCACAAGACTGCGACAAGCCCATTGCACAGCTGCTGCTTGAACAAACTGGTGGGGGAGTAGACTATGTATTTGAATGCATTGGCAATACTGAAACTATGGTAAGTAAATGCCAGGAAATAACACACAACAATAAATCTGTTACCTGTCACTCTAGCACAATGGCTTGTAAGTAGCCACAACAGCTGAAGGCCAATTTCCGAAGAGCAATTatcacttaaagcgtaactatcctTTCATCAAATTTTTGTCAGCAGGGATCCGGATGCTGATACCACCGCGGATCAGCACAAAAATGTCTAGGCAAAACACCCCAAAAGATTCATGGGTAGGCAAGTCACGGCAATGGTTTCCATTAAGTTGAGTGACCAGTAAAACACTTGAATGCTCATTAAttgagttgagcatttttcaaaGCTCAAATGCTAGATTTGAGTAACAAGGCCCAACCAAATCAAtgagagactcgagcattttaccAGGTGCCTGCTACTCGAGAGCGGAGAGTGCGTTGATCATGTAGGGAATTTTACTTCTAGAAAAACAATCATTCGGAgttaaaaatacaaaacatataaaagttacattgaaaaaatgtaatagctttATGCAAAACACATTACAACTAAATACGAGGAATACTTGCAATTGCCAGCATTCTTCACATTACCTGGCTTATTTCTATGTGTTTAGCATAAAGCTATAAAATTTTTATCGATTTAACATCCCATGAAGgaacaaaatatagaaaaaaagtgttttttttaaggaGCTATAACTGACAACCGAATTCGAGCACTATGCTTGCTCATCAGTAGTCTCCATCACTGTCAACTGCACTATTCCTAAGGCCAAATGAGGAATTAGAGTCATTCAGTTATTAATGAAATATTTGAATTCAACATCAAAATTTTAAATGTtcatttgttaaaggagaagtccagcgaatattttcattaaagtattgtattgccccccaaaagttatacaaatccccaatatacacttattacggaaaatgcttataaagtgtttttccctgcacttactactgcatcaaggcttcacttcctagataacgtggtgatgtcacgccccgactcccagagctgtgcgggctgtggctgctggagaggatgatggcagggggacactgagggacacagggcactggagggacactgagcatccctctgccatcatcctctccagcagccacagcctgcacagctctgggagtcgggtcgtgacatcaccattttatccatgaagtgaagccttgatgcagttgtaagtgcagggaaaaagcactttataagcatttccggtaataagtgtatattggtgatttgtataattttgggggggtaatacaatacttataTACTATAAAACTTTTCTCTGGacttttccattaaaggggtactctgggccgggggtatttttaaggattgctggggagggggtggaaattagagccggaggtcacttacctctcccGTTCCAGCACCGGTGCCTGGATCGCGCCTCCCGGTACTCCCGTCctgcggccacttcctggtcagagctgcggcatgagatgtgacgtcacaaggtagctctgccattcagcgtcCTAGGCGGGACTTCGCtacggccgctgattggcagagctgccttgagacatcacgtctcatgcggcagctctgaccaggaagcagccgtgggacgggagtaccgggcggcgcgatccaggcaccggcgctggaacagggaaggtaagtgacctccggctctaatttccaccccctccctggcgatcctcaaaaatacccccgtcccggagtacccctttaaaggaaaagtccagagaAAAGTTTTATAGTATATAAGTATTGTATTtcaccccctccctggcgatcctcaaaaataccccccgcccggagtacccctttaagtttcacatTTGATCCCGGTACTATGCTTTTGTCCTACAGACATCTGCCATACATGCAAGTCATTTTGCTTATGGAACAACAGTATTAATTGGAATAACAGGTTCATCAAAAACCATTACGTTTGATCCAATGGTATTGGTGACTGGACGCACACTGAAAAGCTCAGTTCTTGGAGGTAcggtaatgtatattttctcaTTGTTCCTACATTGCTACTTCAGTAAAAACTATACAAAAGATTTCTAGAGGAGGATTATAAGTCTCCTGTTGTTGTAGTCTGCAAACAAAGGGAAATTGGTAAAGTACAGTATAAGGAAAATACTGACCCTTACGTTAgtgaaaggagaagttcggcgggTGGGGCAAAAAATTATTAtaagcagggggtggggggaaattaaaaaagacaatgggggagatttatcaaacatggtctaaagtgaaactgggttccacctttcattttccaaaaagtttatgaggaatgaaaaatggaatctaattggttgctataggcaactgagacagtttcactttagaccagtttgataaatctccctcaatatgCTTACATGTACTGTTTTCCGCCCTGCACCGCATCAGCAGGCTGCCGTACCCCTGCCTGGTGTCCTCTTCTCCTGGTTTCTAGGTACGTCAAGATCCAGGTTGAACGTCACAAGCGGGTGGGACATTTCTATCACACAGCAGCAAAAACGCCACCAAACCCATTAAAATGTCACCGTCCGATATACTGCCGGAGGAGCCAACTGCTGGGGACtgctcagtgactggctgagtggggcatctgtCACCCAGGTCATGACATAGCCGAAGGGGAGCTGAGAAAACAGCGGGCTGGGGTTCAGGAGCGGGACACGGTGCTGCGcaacttcttttttatgttcttccactctgtgtgcccaccagggacacagagcacaGGCTGACAAAGCAAAGAATGAGTGAAAAGTCTGGATGTCATTCACATAGCAAAACCAAGGGTAATTGTTAAATGTCCAGAAGGACCTGAGCagagaagagatgggtgtggtgcagAAACAATTACCAGAGCAAAAGAAATAGAGCTATgttcagacagtgttcagactggtgcaaatgaATCATAGAATTCAAATACAAAATCATGACTAACAGTGCAGTCTCCGCCATATACCACAAGTCTAGGACTGCCCTGAGGTCCAAACAGGCACAGGCAATATGACAATATGTCTTTCCTTTTTTAGGTGTGAAAACCAAGCAGTTTGTTCCACAGTTGGTTTCAGATTACAATGCCAAAAAGTTTGATTTAGACAAACTAGTATCACATAACCTAACACTGGAAAAGATCAATGAAGGATTTGAGCTCTTGCGGGCTGGTGAAAGGTATGTTTTGTTTAAGCAATGTATGCTGGCTATTAAAAATACCTATATCACATTCCGAACTTAAGTCAGAGAATGACAATGACAAAAACATTTAATCAGTTTTAAgtttgattagggatggtccaaacccggaCTATCGGCAATGCCacggcctatggctgtggctgtatcccggttttccaggcagtcctaccgctgtatccaccctttgcatggaggtttaagacagcgggaatcaatgCTGAGAGTCCAGGTTCGCAcgtacccgaacctcggcaggtttggagcATCCCTAGTTTACAGGGAtggaccagcaaaaaaaaaaaaaaacacaagatgtCTCCCTCATATTTAtgtgctaaaaataaaaaattacaatagaaacaaattagaaaaaaaacaaacagtatgAGTATCTGACACATTCCCTGTAAGCAGAAGACATGCCTTTTATTCAAACTGAGCTTCCCATCTTTGTCAAGTTAGTTATTTCAAGATTTCAAGTTGGAAGAGGGATAACCAGCAGACTGGTGCAGGAGCTAACTGCAGGGACCCCCGACTAACAACAAGAATGAAGGTCAATTGTCTTAGTGAATAAAGTGGCAGCAGGCAGGTTCAGGGCTTGGCAATGTTTGGAAACTCATAAAGAATTGGTGGACCATAGGCCAAGCATGCATGCTACCCATCCATTCTTGTCATCGTAGGGGTCTCGGCATGTGACTAACTACATAACTACTAAATGACTTAC
Above is a window of Dendropsophus ebraccatus isolate aDenEbr1 chromosome 7, aDenEbr1.pat, whole genome shotgun sequence DNA encoding:
- the LOC138797015 gene encoding alcohol dehydrogenase 1-like, with the translated sequence METTGKVIKCKAAVSWEANTPFSIEEIEVAPPMAQELRIKIVTTGICRSDETARSGSLEQISFPIILGHEGVGIVESVGEDVKDFKPGDKVIPLFTGQCDQCPACKDPRSNFCYLNMSKPQCLMADGTTRFTCKGKQIHHFMNTSTFSEYTVVNQQNCTKIADETPLGSVCLLGCGFTTGYGSVVKTAKVQPGSTCAVFGLGGVGLAVIIGCKLAGASRIIGIDIKKDKFEKAKEVGATECIAPQDCDKPIAQLLLEQTGGGVDYVFECIGNTETMTSAIHASHFAYGTTVLIGITGSSKTITFDPMVLVTGRTLKSSVLGGVKTKQFVPQLVSDYNAKKFDLDKLVSHNLTLEKINEGFELLRAGESIRTILTL